A DNA window from Mariprofundus aestuarium contains the following coding sequences:
- a CDS encoding RluA family pseudouridine synthase: protein MSKSDSPDPMIICASSDQDGKRADAVLASGSGLSRNHIQQLLKDNHILDSNGEPFTQPSRRVHEGDVFTIKLPPIQSLEMCGEDIPLDVLFEDEHLLVINKPAGMVVHPSHGHDKGTLVHALLHHCPNLPGINGKERPGIVHRLDKDTSGSLLVAKTEISHRRLTEMFATHDLDRQYVAWCRGTVNWRVKRIDLPLGRHPQQRQKMAVVPGGREAITDACVEHTYGPFSQMRLKLHTGRTHQIRVHLTHEKLPILGDPVYGRSYNPGSNIPEPSRSLIRSLTRQALHAEILAFTHPVTGEALHFSAPLPDDLRKLSLALKQNYG from the coding sequence GTGAGCAAGAGTGATTCACCCGATCCCATGATCATCTGCGCAAGCAGTGATCAGGATGGTAAGCGAGCAGATGCGGTTCTGGCTTCAGGCAGTGGCCTGAGCCGGAACCATATCCAGCAACTACTTAAGGATAATCATATTCTTGATAGCAATGGGGAGCCATTCACACAGCCCTCCAGACGCGTTCATGAGGGCGATGTTTTTACCATAAAGCTGCCGCCCATCCAGTCGCTTGAAATGTGTGGTGAAGATATTCCCTTGGATGTCCTGTTTGAGGATGAACATCTTCTGGTGATTAATAAACCGGCAGGAATGGTCGTTCACCCTTCGCACGGCCACGACAAGGGAACCTTGGTTCATGCCCTTCTCCATCACTGCCCCAACCTTCCCGGTATAAACGGCAAGGAGAGGCCGGGTATTGTGCACAGGCTGGACAAGGATACCTCCGGCAGCCTGCTGGTTGCCAAAACCGAAATCAGCCATCGCAGACTCACTGAAATGTTTGCCACTCACGATCTGGATCGGCAGTACGTCGCTTGGTGCCGAGGCACGGTAAACTGGCGGGTAAAACGCATTGACCTTCCGCTTGGCAGGCATCCCCAGCAACGACAAAAGATGGCGGTAGTTCCCGGCGGCCGAGAGGCAATCACTGATGCATGCGTCGAACATACTTATGGGCCATTCAGCCAGATGCGTCTGAAGCTGCATACAGGACGCACCCATCAGATTCGTGTTCATCTCACACATGAAAAACTACCGATTCTCGGCGACCCGGTTTATGGACGAAGCTATAATCCCGGTTCCAATATCCCTGAACCATCGCGCAGCCTGATCCGGTCACTGACCAGACAGGCTCTGCATGCTGAGATATTGGCGTTCACGCATCCGGTCACAGGAGAAGCGCTGCATTTTAGTGCACCGCTACCCGATGACCTGCGCAAGCTCTCTCTCGCCCTAAAACAGAATTATGGCTGA
- the pgeF gene encoding peptidoglycan editing factor PgeF: MAEEALLRSRLFEQHNIIGLFTQRSGGVSPQPFDSFNFGSGLGDSECNIEKNLKVLVEICGLPNRPHQAKQVHGTNSQLFVGPGCIHPDEADILISNQQGTALGARTADCLPVLLADPEAGIIAAVHAGWRGTAASVVCRGVAEMIKLGASKGKIIASLGPCIGPCCFKVGEEAADQLSNCCKGAETCISRSSDLHADIRSINRLQLLQCGLHESHIESFDACTACHPKHYYSYRRDGDKSGRHLGVVALPANT, translated from the coding sequence ATGGCTGAAGAGGCACTGCTACGCTCCAGACTGTTTGAGCAGCACAACATCATCGGACTGTTCACACAACGGTCTGGCGGGGTCAGCCCTCAACCTTTTGACAGTTTCAACTTCGGTAGCGGGCTCGGTGATTCGGAATGTAATATCGAGAAAAACCTGAAGGTACTTGTAGAAATCTGCGGGCTCCCCAACCGCCCCCATCAGGCAAAACAGGTTCATGGTACAAACAGTCAGCTGTTTGTCGGCCCTGGCTGCATACACCCTGATGAAGCGGATATCCTGATAAGCAATCAGCAGGGAACAGCTCTGGGCGCCCGCACAGCAGACTGCCTGCCGGTTTTGCTGGCAGATCCTGAGGCTGGCATCATTGCTGCAGTCCATGCCGGCTGGCGCGGCACAGCAGCTTCTGTCGTCTGCCGTGGCGTGGCGGAGATGATCAAACTGGGAGCGAGTAAGGGAAAGATTATTGCCTCACTCGGCCCATGTATTGGTCCATGCTGTTTTAAGGTTGGAGAGGAAGCAGCAGATCAACTCTCCAACTGCTGCAAAGGTGCTGAAACCTGTATTTCACGCAGTAGTGATCTGCATGCAGATATTAGGTCCATTAACCGACTGCAATTGCTCCAGTGCGGACTACATGAGTCTCACATTGAGAGCTTTGATGCATGTACGGCATGCCATCCGAAACATTATTATTCCTATCGCAGAGACGGTGACAAAAGTGGCAGGCATCTGGGCGTTGTCGCACTGCCCGCGAATACGTAA
- a CDS encoding outer membrane protein assembly factor BamD, which translates to MKIPFLLHLSMLSILALLSSCASDDVKYTEAKDEYAAAKEQVNKGNYNEAAADLDKFSANFPYSSYATKGELLRIFASYKGKEFILTETLSNSFVERHPTHVHVDYAKYMLAMSHYMQKGSEEHDPTHNKLAIEGFEQLIKEHPGSQYAKDGKSRLQKLYNTVAEHELVVGKYYFDRERYVAAANRFQKVVKEYQTTSAIEESLYYLAASYAEMGMSKDARQMAILLRHNYPKSDWSSKVKEFL; encoded by the coding sequence ATGAAGATTCCCTTCCTCCTCCACTTATCCATGCTCTCCATCCTGGCGCTCCTTTCCTCCTGCGCCTCCGACGATGTCAAATATACCGAGGCAAAAGATGAGTACGCAGCAGCCAAAGAACAGGTTAACAAAGGGAATTATAATGAGGCCGCTGCCGATCTTGATAAGTTCAGTGCTAACTTTCCTTACAGCAGTTATGCGACCAAAGGAGAGCTGCTTCGAATCTTCGCCTCATACAAGGGAAAGGAGTTCATTCTTACCGAAACATTGAGCAATAGCTTTGTCGAGCGGCACCCGACACACGTCCATGTTGACTACGCCAAGTATATGCTGGCTATGAGCCACTACATGCAGAAAGGATCCGAGGAGCATGATCCGACACATAATAAACTGGCCATTGAGGGCTTTGAACAGCTGATCAAAGAGCACCCGGGAAGCCAGTATGCCAAAGATGGAAAATCCCGACTGCAAAAGCTCTACAATACGGTTGCCGAACACGAATTAGTCGTCGGTAAATACTATTTTGACCGCGAACGATATGTGGCAGCTGCCAACCGCTTCCAGAAGGTTGTTAAAGAGTACCAGACCACATCGGCCATCGAAGAGTCGCTCTACTACCTTGCCGCCAGTTATGCGGAAATGGGCATGTCAAAAGATGCCAGGCAGATGGCCATACTGCTCAGGCACAATTACCCGAAAAGCGACTGGAGCAGCAAGGTGAAAGAGTTCCTCTGA
- a CDS encoding nuclear transport factor 2 family protein: MLNYLKKLPVSIILLITLILASCSSEKQEIHEVLDARDIAFTAHDTAAYSALLHPNYNHLKQNSSDVIERVKQLFSQFDMMEMHSRDRTIYFVDDTHAQCEQSYRLRVKADNRWREINRRERIELTKSPDGWKISGGL; this comes from the coding sequence TTGCTAAATTACCTGAAGAAACTGCCAGTTTCGATCATACTGCTTATCACCCTCATACTCGCCTCCTGCAGTAGTGAAAAACAGGAGATTCATGAGGTTCTTGATGCACGTGATATTGCGTTCACTGCCCATGACACTGCCGCCTACAGTGCCCTTCTTCACCCGAATTACAACCACCTGAAGCAAAACAGTTCTGATGTTATCGAAAGGGTTAAACAGCTGTTTTCACAATTTGATATGATGGAGATGCATTCCAGAGATCGAACTATCTATTTTGTCGATGACACCCATGCCCAGTGCGAGCAGAGCTACAGGCTCAGGGTAAAGGCCGATAACAGGTGGCGAGAGATTAACCGGCGTGAACGCATCGAACTGACCAAGTCACCTGATGGCTGGAAAATCAGTGGCGGACTCTAA